A stretch of Primulina tabacum isolate GXHZ01 chromosome 13, ASM2559414v2, whole genome shotgun sequence DNA encodes these proteins:
- the LOC142521998 gene encoding copper transporter 6-like, with the protein MSPPSGGGASNDNMTMMNPGHMLMHMTFFWGKNVEILFSGWPGYDRLGMYILALVVVFLLALFVEWLSHCSILRETSGHVGVASGMVQTVVHALRVGLAYLVMLAVMSFNAGVFIVAVARHTLGFFLFGSTTFRKPPPENGAKLAADRPPMC; encoded by the coding sequence ATGTCTCCGCCGAGCGGCGGCGGCGCTTCCAACGACAACATGACGATGATGAATCCCGGTCACATGTTGATGCACATGACCTTCTTCTGGGGAAAGAACGTTGAGATCCTGTTCTCCGGGTGGCCCGGCTACGATCGTCTTGGCATGTACATTCTCGCCCTGGTAGTTGTCTTTCTGCTGGCCCTTTTCGTGGAGTGGCTGTCTCATTGCAGCATCCTCCGAGAAACGTCGGGCCACGTCGGGGTTGCGTCGGGGATGGTGCAGACGGTCGTGCACGCGTTGAGGGTTGGTTTGGCTTATCTTGTTATGCTGGCCGTCATGTCTTTCAACGCCGGCGTTTTTATAGTCGCTGTTGCCAGGCACACCCTGGGGTTCTTCTTGTTCGGGAGCACAACGTTTAGGAAACCACCGCCGGAGAATGGAGCAAAGTTGGCAGCGGACCGTCCTCCCATGTGCTAA
- the LOC142522326 gene encoding RNA polymerase II C-terminal domain phosphatase-like 3 codes for MQGGCEELLVQVEVHDVEEGEISDSASVEQITEEYFNTKQGSSSPWPLKITDNLKKINAISNNPSQNSGGGTGSGNRGWTMREVSKYPIASRPYNSGLYNLAWAQAVNNKPLDEVFVMMDGASANTNNDCNDNNDAKSDTFLSANKVVNDVEDDGEKEEGELEEGEIDLDSESVVEKEGSGMELEEAVEVNLDEGDHIEKKKQIYLIKKELQSLIVADADKSFVILCSSLQKSADSFQKLVLESSSAEKDYLAKHLYNAIESLNSVFFSMNPRLKEQNRDTLSRLLIHVTSLKPPLFSPQQLKEMEVMISSVNSLAFPPNFGIDNMKKQVDLGFCKTNADMLFQKANNGLAGLNKNELLFRPTGSLDQTHSSFSSDDSKLGSDNHKHKGPVRPLLDLHIDYDAENLPSPTRVMTSSLPFEKGLLLGHGSAKPEWPVPRKFLRNENAKMHPYETDAVKAVSTYQQKFSHSSFFRNDELPSPTPSEEGDTGKGETSGEVSSSIVQNVSHVNTSMLGQQMSGSVKSSFLGDPFVSSSVSMGVTGQGMSNAMTTGLANTTSNHVIKSSSAKIRDPRLRRVNSNAVSTNDEPRVEPLLGLMSSRKQKMVEDLVLAGPMLKRQRNESTVSGITYDVQGVIKTGGWLEDRGTVGMQGTQRNHILGSVGNSENLENGLTGVSTSLIASNLSIKGNEKFQIVGQNTTLSLPSSTTNLSTLGAYSTSLMTSPTSSLPLTRPLNLPLTNQMTKLQVTDPTATASLQSLLRDLAVNPSIFMNILKSEHQRSFDYNKSTTHGPISDSLPGSTTSTNVVMPNVAVLGQPSAGNQTPSQGIAVEDSGKIRMKPRDPRRVYYIAHQKGGSSGSDQLKLNTSTASAMTSNLGTQRQEEQLEKKSVASSAVIQPDITRQFTNNLRNIADKLSSSKSSVSPSIPPEVPSSQSLPTHKVGIENKRRNFESGNLKNGASLASEEPTVVPPRPTIAWSDMEHLFDGFNDQQKVAIQRERNRRMEEQKKMFTAHKLCLVLDLDHTLLNSAKFVEVDPHHDEMLRKKEEEDREKPQSQRHLFRFPHMGMWTKLRPGIWNFLEKASKHFELHLYTMGNKYYATEMAKLLDPKGELFSGRVISRGDDGDPFDSEDRVPKTKDLEGVLGMESSVVIIDDSVRVWPHNKLNLIVVERYIYFPCSRRQFGLSGPSLLEIDHDERPEFGTLASSLAVIERIHHTFFAHQSLDEADVRIILASEQQKILAGCRVVFSRIFPVGEANPHMHPLWQTAEQFGAVCINQIDDQVTHVVANSLGTDKVNWALSKGRFVVHPGWVEASALLYRRANEQDFSIKQQ; via the exons ATGCAAGGTGGTTGTGAGGAGCTACTTGTTCAAGTTGAGGTTCATGATGTAGAGGAAGGGGAGATCTCGGATTCCGCCTCGGTTGAACAAATTACCGAAGAATATTTTAATACGAAACAAGGGTCGTCGTCTCCTTGGCCTCTCAAAATTACTGATAATTTGAAGAAAATTAATGCAATCAGCAATAACCCGAGTCAAAATAGTGGCGGTGGAACTGGGAGTGGGAATAGGGGTTGGACGATGAGGGAAGTAAGTAAGTATCCGATTGCTTCTAGGCCTTACAACTCTGGTTTGTACAATTTGGCTTGGGCTCAGGCGgtaaacaacaagcctttggACGAGGTTTTTGTGATGATGGATGGTGCAAGTGCTAACACTAATAATGATTGTAACGATAATAATGATGCCAAGTCAGATACTTTTTTATCTGCTAATAAGGTTGTCAATGATGTGGAGGATGACGGTGAGAAGGAGGAAGGGGAGTTGGAGGAGGGGGAGATAGATTTGGATTCTGAGTCGGTTGTCGAAAAAGAGGGTTCGGGGATGGAACTTGAAGAGGCGGTGGAAGTTAATCTGGACGAGGGTGATCATATTGAGAAGAAGAAGCAGATATATTTGATAAAAAAAGAGCTCCAGAGTCTGATTGTGGCTGATGCTGATAA GTCATTTGTTATATTGTGCTCAAGTTTGCAGAAGTCAGCTGACAGCTTCCAAAAATTGGTTTTGGAGAGTTCTTCTGCTGAGAAAGATTATCTTGCTAAACATTTATACAATGCCATCGAGAGTCTCAATTCA GTGTTCTTTTCGATGAATCCAAGACTCAAAGAACAGAATAGGGACACCCTGTCAAG GTTGCTGATCCATGTGACAAGCTTAAAGCCGCCTCTTTTCTCTCCTCAGCAGTTGAAAGAG ATGGAGGTTATGATATCATCGGTGAATTCATTGGCTTTTCCACCCAACTTTGGCATTGATAATATGAAGAAACAAGTGGATTTAGGGTTTTGTAAGACTAATGCTGATATGTTGTTTCAGAAGGCTAATAATGGCTTAGCTGGCCTGAACAAGAATGAATTGTTATTCAGGCCTACTGGATCCTTAGATCAAACTCACAGCAGCTTCTCGTCAGATGATTCAAAATTAGGCTCAGATAATCATAAGCATAAAGGACCAGTTCGTCCACTCCTTGATCTTCATATAGATTATGATGCAGAAAATCTTCCATCGCCTACACGAGTTATGACTTCATCTTTGCCTTTTGAGAAAGGATTGTTGTTGGGACATGGATCAGCGAAACCCGAGTGGCCAGTCCCCCGAAAATTTCTCAGAAATGAGAATGCTAAAATGCATCCTTATGAGACTGATGCTGTCAAAGCTGTTTCCACTTATCAGCAGAAGTTTAGTCACAGTTCCTTTTTCAGGAATGACGAACTTCCAAGCCCAACTCCTTCCGAGGAAGGTGATACTGGAAAAGGTGAAACGAGTGGGGAAGTTTCAAGTTCTATTGTACAGAATGTCAGTCATGTAAACACCTCAATGTTAGGGCAACAAATGAGTGGTTCTGTGAAATCCTCATTTTTGGGTGACCCATTTGTTTCTTCTTCTGTCTCCATGGGAGTAACTGGTCAAGGGATGAGCAATGCTATGACTACGGGTCTTGCAAATACCACCTCAAATCATGTGATAAAATCCTCCTCTGCCAAAATTAGGGACCCAAGGCTTCGGAGGGTCAATTCCAATGCAGTTTCCACGAATGATGAGCCTAGAGTGGAGCCTCTTCTTGGACTTATGAGTTCGCGGAAGCAGAAGATGGTTGAAGACTTGGTTTTGGCTGGTCCCATGTTGAAACGGCAACGAAATGAGTCAACAGTTTCTGGAATCACGTATGATGTGCAAGGAGTGATCAAAACTGGTGGTTGGTTGGAGGACAGAGGAACAGTTGGAATGCAGGGTACGCAACGAAACCATATCCTAGGAAGCGTTGGCAATTCAGAAAATTTGGAAAATGGATTGACTGGTGTTTCTACCAGTTTGATTGCATCTAATTTATCAATCAAAGGAAATGAGAAATTCCAAATCGTGGGTCAGAATACCACCTTATCTTTACCAAGTTCAACCACAAATTTGTCAACACTTGGTGCATATTCAACAAGTCTTATGACTAGTCCAACCTCTTCTCTGCCTCTAACCAGGCCTTTGAATTTACCATTAACAAATCAAATGACAAAATTGCAAGTGACAGATCCCACTGCGACTGCTTCCCTTCAGTCTCTCTTAAGAGATCTTGCAGTGAATCCATCTATATTTATGAACATACTTAAATCGGAACACCAGAGATCTTTTGATTATAACAAAAGTACGACACATGGGCCAATATCTGATTCTTTGCCTGGATCCACAACGTCAACAAATGTAGTGATGCCTAATGTCGCCGTTCTGGGGCAGCCATCAGCTGGAAATCAGACACCTTCCCAGGGGATTGCTGTG GAGGATTCTGGAAAGATTCGCATGAAACCCCGTGATCCACGGCGTGTTTATTATATCGCACATCAGAAGGGTGGTTCTTCTGGGTCTGATCAACTCAAATTAAATACTTCAACTGCTTCGGCAATGACCAGCAACTTGGGGACGCAAAGGCAAGAGGAACAATTGGAGAAGAAATCGGTGGCTTCTAGTGCTGTGATACAACCTGATATTACCAGGCAATTCACTAATAATCTGAGAAATATTGCTGATAAATTGTCCTCATCTAAATCATCTGTTTCTCCATCAATACCACCTGAGGTTCCATCATCTCAGTCATTACCAACTCATAAAGTTGGGATTGAAAATAAGAGACGGAACTTTGAGTCTGGCAACCTAAAAAATGGGGCTAGCTTGGCTTCTGAAGAACCAACTGTTGTCCCCCCTCGACCAACAATTGCATGGAGTGATATGGAGCATTTGTTTGATGGATTTAATGACCAACAAAAGGTTGCTATCCAAAGAGAGAGGAATAGGAGGATGGAGGAACAGAAGAAAATGTTTACTGCTCACAAGTTGTGTCTTGTCTTGGATCTCGATCACACTCTTCTTAATTCAGCCAAG TTTGTTGAAGTTGATCCGCACCATGATGAAATGTTGAGAAAGAAAGAGGAGGAGGATCGTGAAAAGCCTCAGAGTCAGAGGCATCTATTTCGGTTTCCTCATATGGGAATGTGGACTAAATTGCGGCCTGGGATATGGAATTTCTTGGAGAAG GCTAGTAAACACTTCGAGCTGCATCTATATACTATGGGGAACAAGTATTATGCCACTGAGATGGCAAAATTGCTTGATCCAAAAGGAGAATTATTTTCTGGGCGAGTTATCTCGAGGGGTGATGATGGGGATCCTTTTGATAGTGAAGACAGGGTTCCCAAGACCAAAGACTTGGAGGGAGTGTTGGGAATGGAATCATCTGTAGTGATTATAGATGATTCTGTCCGAGTGTGGCCTCACAACAAACTAAATTTAATAGTTGTAGAGCG GTATATCTATTTTCCCTGTAGTAGACGGCAATTTGGACTATCGGGTCCTTCCCTTCTTGAGATCGACCATGATGAAAGGCCAGAATTTGGGACTTTGGCTTCTTCTTTAGCG GTTATTGAGAGAATACATCACACCTTTTTTGCACACCAGTCATTGGATGAAGCTGATGTTAGAATCATCTTAGCTTCTGAACAACAGAAAATTCTTGCTGGTTGCCGAGTTGTATTTAGCCGGATATTCCCGGTTGGTGAAGCGAATCCTCACATGCATCCTCTGTGGCAAACAGCTGAACAATTTGGTGCTGTATGCATCAATCAGATTGATGATCAGGTCACCCATGTAGTGGCGAATTCCCTTGGGACCGACAAG GTGAACTGGGCCCTTTCTAAAGGAAGATTTGTTGTGCATCCTGGCTG GGTGGAAGCCTCGGCATTGCTTTACCGAAGAGCGAATGAACAAGACTTTTCCATTAAACAACAATAA